Proteins from a single region of Nomascus leucogenys isolate Asia chromosome 2, Asia_NLE_v1, whole genome shotgun sequence:
- the NOB1 gene encoding RNA-binding protein NOB1 produces the protein MAPVEHVVADAGAFLRDAALQDIGKNIYTIREVVTEIRDKATRRRLAVLPYELRFKEPLPEYVRLVTEFSKKTGDYPSLSATDIQVLALTYQLEAEFVGVSHLKQEPQKVKVSSSIQHPETPLHISGFHLPSKPKPLQGTEKGHPACEPENLEFSSFMFWRNPLPNIDHELQELLIDRGEDVPSEEEEEEENGFEDRKDDSDDDGGGWITPSNIKQIQQELEQCDVPKDVRVGCVTTDFAMQNVLLQMGLHVLAVNGMLIREARSYILRCHGCFKTTSDMSRVFCSHCGNKTLKKVSVTISDDGTLHMHFSRNPKVLNPRGLRYSLPTPKGGKYAINPHLTEDQRFPQLRLSRKARQKTNVFAPDYIAGVSPFVENDISSRSATLQVRDSTLGAGRRRLNPNASRKKFVKKR, from the exons ATGGCTCCAGTGGAGCACGTTGTGGCGGATGCTGGGGCTTTCCTGCGGGATGCGGCTCTGCAG GACATCGGGAAGAACATTTACACCATCCGGGAGGTGGTCACTGAGATTCGGGACAAGGCCACACGCAGGCGGCTCGCTGTCCTGCCCTACGAGCTGCGGTTCAAGGAGCCCTTACCGGAATACGTGCGGCTGG TGACTgagttttcaaagaaaacaggAGACTACCCCAGCCTCTCTGCCACAGACATCCAAGTGCTTGCGCTCACATACCAGTTGGAAGCAGAGTTTGTTGGGGTGTCTCACCTAAAACAAGAACCACAGAAG gttaaagtGAGCTCATCGATTCAGCACCCAGAAACACCTCTGCACATTTCTGGTTTCCATCTGCCCTCCAAG cCTAAACCCCTacaaggaacagaaaaaggacaccCAGCTTGTGAGCCTGAGAACTTGGAATTTAGTTCCTTCATGTTCTGGAGAAACCCTCTGCCCAACATCGATCATGAACTGCAGGAGCTGCTG ATTGACAGAGGTGAGGACGTTccaagtgaggaggaggaggaggaagaaaacgGGTTTGAAGACAGAAAAGATGACAGCGATGACGACGGGGGTGGCTGGATAACCCCCAGTAACATCAAGCAGATCCAGCAGGAGCTGGAGCAGTGCGACGTCCCCAAGGACGTGCGGGTTGGCTGCGTGACCACAGACTTCGCCATGCAG AATGTTCTGCTGCAGATGGGGCTGCACGTGCTGGCGGTGAACGGCATGCTGATTCGTGAGGCCCGGAGCTACATCTTGCGCTGCCACGGCTGTTTCAA GACAACGTCTGACATGAGCCGAGTGTTCTGTTCACACTGTGGGAACAAGACCCTGAAGAAAGTGTCCGTGACCATCAGCGACGACGGCACCCTGCACATGCACTTCTCCCGCAACCCCAAGGTGCTGAACCCCCGTGGCCTCCGG TACTCGCTTCCCACTCCCAAAGGGGGCAAATACGCCATCAACCCCCATCTCACCGAGGATCAGCGCTTCCCTCAGCTGCGACTCTCCCGAAAGGCCAGGCAGAAAACCAACGTATTCGCCCCTGACTACATCGCCGGGGTGTCGCCCTTTGTCGAGAACGACATCTCCAGCCGCTCAGCTACCCTGCAGGTCCGGGACAGCACCTTGGGAGCTGGGCGGAGACGCTTAAATCCCAACGCTTCCAGAAAGAAGTTTGTGAAGAAAAGGTGA